The proteins below are encoded in one region of Sulfitobacter sp. SK012:
- a CDS encoding zinc-dependent peptidase, whose protein sequence is MIQRKLLVDLLCRMSIYAEKYILVRPAQVTALFLLLLLLVLTGAAFRLWSKRHVRSSLLKAELADHQRAIVSEQVPLTKILPPELRGKLEGKINLFLEQIEFVGCNGLEISEEMQLSIAAQACLLVVNNDAWYSNLHSILIYPSAFKSRQAEQRGYVTTEREIVRTGESWSRGPVVLSWAHSKQGASAPHDGHNVVFHEFAHQIDDLSGRTNGIPVLNRDQSVKDWGHVFAEAFERHVKQVHAGRSTLIDAYGAQGMEEFFAVVVEVFFERPAELKRRETEVYDQLATLFQLEPASWAQT, encoded by the coding sequence TTGATACAAAGAAAATTGCTGGTTGATTTACTATGTCGGATGTCCATCTATGCTGAAAAGTACATACTTGTGAGACCGGCTCAAGTGACAGCTCTTTTCCTTCTTCTCTTGCTCCTCGTCTTGACAGGTGCTGCTTTCCGACTTTGGTCAAAAAGGCACGTTCGCTCAAGCCTTCTGAAGGCTGAACTTGCGGACCATCAGCGTGCCATTGTCTCCGAACAGGTGCCTCTAACCAAGATACTTCCGCCCGAGTTGCGTGGAAAACTCGAAGGTAAGATCAATCTCTTTCTAGAACAGATTGAGTTCGTTGGGTGCAACGGACTTGAGATAAGCGAAGAAATGCAGCTCTCGATTGCTGCCCAGGCCTGCCTTCTCGTGGTCAACAATGATGCTTGGTATAGCAACTTACACTCCATTCTTATCTACCCAAGCGCCTTCAAGTCGCGGCAGGCGGAACAAAGAGGCTATGTCACGACAGAACGAGAGATAGTGCGAACGGGCGAAAGCTGGTCACGGGGGCCGGTCGTTCTTTCGTGGGCGCATTCCAAGCAAGGAGCAAGTGCCCCACACGACGGCCACAATGTGGTGTTTCACGAGTTTGCACATCAGATCGACGATCTGTCAGGACGCACCAACGGCATCCCGGTACTCAATCGAGATCAAAGCGTAAAAGATTGGGGCCATGTATTTGCTGAGGCATTTGAACGCCACGTCAAGCAGGTACACGCCGGAAGATCTACCTTGATCGACGCCTACGGGGCGCAAGGCATGGAAGAGTTTTTCGCAGTAGTCGTCGAGGTTTTCTTTGAAAGGCCAGCAGAGCTTAAACGTAGGGAGACAGAGGTCTATGATCAGCTTGCGACGCTGTTCCAGTTGGAGCCGGCATCTTGGGCGCAAACCTAA